A single genomic interval of Limnothrix sp. FACHB-406 harbors:
- a CDS encoding phycobilisome rod-core linker polypeptide produces the protein MSVKASGGSSVARPQLYSTVPVSKISQAEQQDRYLAPAELSELKTFFSSGAQRLAIAQVLTVNAEIIVSRAANKIFTGGSPLAFLEKPPTDEPVMATTTNPVAKTVQEGMTFGTVTYVEAKSSGGGLFSGLRDFFLTPSAPIPAGFRPISVARYGPRNMQKSLRDMSWFLRYVTYAIVAGDPTIIAVNTRGLREIIENACSTAATIVAIEGMKQAALTYFRDDANATEIVKQYFDVLLTEFKAPTPSNKVRQRPSADQQGLALPQIYANAAEKRVKYAMKPGLSATEKNDAVKAAYRQVFERDITRAYSLGISDLESKVKNGEISMKEFIRRLAKSPLYRKQFFEPFINSRALELAFRHILGRGPSSREEVQKYFSIVSSGGLAALVDALVDSQEYADYFGEETVPYLRGLGQEAQECRNWGPQIDLFNYSAPFRKVPQFITTFGDYVQPLRDQHPYGVGNDPLEIQFGAIFPKETRNPKNRPAPFGKDTRRILIKRGAGIENQLSNPGAVGKAPGSMGPKVFKLDQLPGIGKSVKTASIRFSESTTQAVIRAAYLQVFGRDVYEGQRLTVAEIKLENGNITVKEFIRQLAKSDLFRKTYWSSLYVMKAVEYIHRRLLGRPTYGRNETNKYFDICAKQGFYALIDAILDTAEYAEAFGEDTVPYERYLTAGGQALRTTRPGNLGFKGVLTKPEPEAPRFVELGQPLSIRTEGDASNRAGQGVSRRREQTKTFKLTTTTDKVALKTAIAAAYRQVFERDLDPYIVRAEFTALESKLGNGEITMKEFIESLGGSRLYTKEFYAPYPNTKVIELGLKHFLGRAPLNQVEIRKYNQILATEGLKGFVSAMLNTPEYAECFGEDTVPYRRFPTLPAANFPNTNRLYDQLTKQNSDVVVPSFVPATPLSRA, from the coding sequence ATGAGCGTTAAAGCAAGTGGTGGAAGCTCGGTTGCCCGTCCGCAGCTCTACAGCACTGTTCCCGTATCTAAAATTTCCCAAGCAGAACAACAAGATCGCTACCTAGCCCCAGCGGAACTCAGCGAACTTAAAACTTTCTTTAGCTCCGGTGCTCAACGACTGGCCATTGCTCAAGTCCTGACGGTTAACGCCGAAATCATCGTCTCGCGAGCAGCCAACAAGATCTTTACCGGTGGTTCGCCCCTGGCTTTCTTGGAAAAGCCGCCAACGGATGAACCGGTAATGGCCACCACCACCAACCCTGTAGCCAAGACGGTGCAGGAAGGCATGACCTTCGGCACCGTCACCTACGTGGAAGCCAAGAGCAGCGGCGGTGGCCTGTTCAGTGGTCTGCGCGACTTTTTCTTGACCCCCTCTGCGCCCATTCCCGCTGGCTTCCGGCCCATTAGCGTTGCCCGCTATGGCCCCCGGAACATGCAAAAGTCCTTGCGGGACATGAGCTGGTTTCTGCGCTATGTGACCTACGCGATCGTGGCCGGTGACCCGACGATCATCGCCGTGAACACCCGTGGTCTGCGCGAAATCATCGAAAACGCCTGTTCCACGGCCGCCACAATCGTGGCGATCGAGGGCATGAAGCAAGCGGCCCTCACCTACTTCCGCGATGATGCCAACGCCACGGAAATCGTCAAGCAATACTTTGATGTATTGCTAACGGAGTTCAAGGCCCCCACACCGTCCAACAAGGTGCGTCAGCGACCTTCGGCGGATCAACAGGGTCTGGCCCTGCCGCAAATCTACGCCAACGCCGCTGAAAAGCGCGTGAAGTACGCGATGAAGCCCGGCCTGTCGGCCACCGAAAAGAACGATGCGGTGAAAGCGGCCTATCGCCAAGTGTTTGAGCGCGACATCACCCGCGCTTACTCCTTAGGAATTTCTGACCTGGAATCCAAGGTCAAAAACGGCGAAATTTCCATGAAGGAATTCATCCGCCGTTTGGCCAAGTCACCCCTATACCGCAAGCAGTTCTTTGAACCGTTCATCAACAGCCGTGCTCTAGAACTCGCTTTCCGTCACATTCTGGGTCGTGGCCCTTCGTCCCGCGAAGAAGTGCAAAAGTACTTCTCGATCGTCTCGAGTGGCGGCTTGGCGGCCCTGGTCGATGCCCTGGTCGATTCGCAAGAATACGCGGATTACTTTGGCGAAGAAACCGTGCCTTACCTGCGCGGTCTGGGTCAAGAAGCCCAAGAGTGCCGCAACTGGGGCCCGCAGATCGACCTGTTCAACTACAGCGCCCCCTTCCGCAAGGTTCCCCAATTCATCACCACCTTTGGGGACTATGTGCAACCCCTGCGCGATCAGCATCCCTACGGGGTTGGTAATGATCCGCTGGAAATTCAGTTTGGGGCAATCTTCCCGAAAGAAACCCGCAATCCCAAGAACCGACCTGCACCCTTTGGCAAGGATACCCGCCGGATTCTGATCAAGCGTGGTGCCGGGATTGAGAACCAACTGAGCAACCCGGGTGCAGTGGGCAAGGCTCCTGGCTCGATGGGGCCCAAGGTGTTCAAGCTGGATCAGTTGCCCGGAATTGGCAAGTCGGTGAAGACCGCCAGCATTCGCTTCTCGGAAAGCACCACCCAAGCCGTCATCCGCGCTGCCTATCTGCAAGTGTTTGGCCGCGATGTGTATGAAGGCCAGCGCCTGACGGTGGCGGAAATCAAGCTGGAAAACGGCAACATCACGGTCAAGGAATTCATTCGTCAGTTGGCCAAGTCGGATTTGTTCCGCAAGACCTACTGGAGTTCGTTGTACGTGATGAAGGCGGTGGAATATATTCACCGTCGCCTGTTGGGTCGCCCCACCTACGGTCGCAACGAAACCAACAAGTACTTCGATATTTGTGCCAAGCAAGGGTTCTATGCCTTGATTGATGCAATTCTCGATACGGCGGAATATGCGGAAGCCTTTGGGGAAGACACGGTTCCCTACGAGCGCTATCTGACGGCGGGTGGCCAAGCCCTGCGCACGACTCGTCCGGGTAACTTGGGCTTCAAGGGCGTGCTGACCAAGCCGGAACCGGAAGCACCGCGCTTTGTGGAGCTGGGACAACCGCTCTCGATCCGTACGGAAGGGGATGCGAGCAACCGCGCTGGCCAAGGGGTGAGCCGTCGTCGCGAGCAAACCAAGACCTTCAAGCTGACGACCACGACCGACAAGGTGGCCCTGAAAACGGCGATCGCGGCGGCCTATCGTCAGGTCTTTGAGCGTGACTTGGATCCTTACATCGTGCGGGCTGAGTTCACGGCACTGGAAAGCAAGCTGGGCAATGGCGAAATCACGATGAAGGAATTCATCGAGTCATTGGGCGGCTCTCGCTTGTACACCAAGGAATTCTATGCCCCCTATCCGAACACGAAGGTGATCGAACTGGGTCTGAAGCATTTCTTGGGTCGGGCACCGCTGAACCAGGTGGAAATCCGCAAGTACAACCAAATTCTGGCAACAGAAGGTCTGAAGGGTTTTGTGTCGGCCATGCTGAACACGCCGGAATATGCGGAGTGCTTCGGTGAGGATACGGTTCCCTATCGCCGGTTCCCGACGCTGCCAGCGGCCAACTTCCCGAACACCAACCGGTTGTATGACCAACTGACCAAACAGAACAGCGATGTGGTGGTGCCGAGCTTTGTGCCGGCAACGCCCCTGAGCCGTGCCTAA
- a CDS encoding bifunctional 2-polyprenyl-6-hydroxyphenol methylase/3-demethylubiquinol 3-O-methyltransferase UbiG, with the protein MEAQRTAQTLAAVQKLYDTYPFPPEPLLDEPPPGYNWRWNWQAAHQFCTGRKAERTDIRILDAGCGTGVGTEYLMHLNPEAKITAIDLSSEALGVARERCRRTGDRVRGGDRVEFRHLSLYDAQEISGKFDWINCVGVLHHLPDPVRGIQSLAAKLAPGGLMHIFVYGELGRWEIQLMQRAIRLLRESPTGPADSNPYRDGVQIGRSLFAALPETNRLVRREQERWSMENQRDECFADMYVHPQEVDYNIDTLFELIEASGLEFLGFSNPDYWQLDRLLGSNPELMARAEGLSDRQRYRLVESLDPEGATHYEFWLGCPPVNRLTWEDSSALAAALPSLNPCMDGWPSRCLFNQDYRIVSLDDATFQFLSAVAANETADQPQSIAQLLSQQPGFTLENVRSLLDQRLLLLTPQR; encoded by the coding sequence ATGGAAGCACAGCGCACCGCCCAAACCCTCGCCGCCGTCCAAAAGCTCTACGATACCTATCCGTTTCCGCCAGAACCCCTGTTGGATGAACCCCCGCCGGGCTATAACTGGCGCTGGAATTGGCAAGCGGCGCATCAGTTTTGCACGGGCAGAAAGGCGGAACGCACTGATATTCGAATTTTGGATGCGGGTTGCGGCACGGGTGTGGGCACTGAATATTTAATGCACTTGAACCCGGAAGCCAAGATCACGGCGATCGACCTGAGTTCAGAGGCGTTGGGCGTGGCTCGGGAACGGTGTCGGCGGACGGGCGATCGGGTTCGCGGAGGCGATCGCGTAGAATTCCGTCACCTCAGCCTTTACGATGCCCAGGAAATTTCCGGCAAATTTGATTGGATCAACTGCGTTGGCGTGTTGCACCACCTGCCTGATCCGGTGCGAGGCATTCAATCTCTGGCCGCCAAGCTAGCTCCCGGTGGCCTCATGCACATTTTTGTTTATGGGGAACTGGGTCGTTGGGAAATCCAGTTGATGCAGCGAGCGATCCGCCTGCTCCGTGAAAGCCCCACGGGCCCGGCAGATTCCAATCCCTATCGTGATGGTGTTCAGATTGGACGATCGCTATTTGCGGCCTTGCCCGAAACCAATCGGTTGGTGCGGCGGGAACAGGAGCGCTGGTCGATGGAAAACCAGCGGGATGAGTGTTTTGCAGATATGTATGTCCATCCCCAGGAAGTGGACTACAACATCGACACCCTCTTTGAATTAATTGAGGCCTCGGGTCTGGAGTTCCTGGGCTTTTCCAACCCTGATTACTGGCAGCTCGATCGCCTCTTGGGCAGCAATCCGGAGCTGATGGCGCGAGCCGAGGGCTTGAGCGATCGACAGCGCTATCGCCTGGTGGAATCGCTGGATCCCGAAGGAGCTACCCACTACGAGTTTTGGTTAGGTTGCCCGCCGGTCAATCGCCTCACTTGGGAAGACTCCAGCGCCCTGGCCGCGGCCCTGCCGAGCCTGAATCCCTGTATGGATGGCTGGCCCAGCCGTTGTCTATTTAATCAGGACTATCGGATTGTCAGCTTGGACGATGCTACGTTCCAGTTTCTCAGTGCCGTGGCCGCCAACGAAACCGCTGACCAACCCCAGTCGATCGCCCAACTCCTGAGCCAGCAGCCGGGCTTCACCCTCGAAAACGTGCGATCGTTGCTTGATCAGCGCCTGTTGTTGCTGACTCCCCAACGCTAA
- a CDS encoding ATP synthase subunit I, with protein MDSPTVEPVTAMPEVSPEAIEGTSENGAAMEEYYKLQRELLIGSLVVSLVIFLSVWATYSLNTALSYLLGALVGIVYLRMLAKDVATLGNGKQQLSKTRLALFVAIFLIGARVQQLELLPIILGFLTYKAALIFHTLRAIAKPNP; from the coding sequence ATGGACTCTCCAACGGTCGAACCAGTCACCGCCATGCCGGAAGTTTCTCCCGAAGCGATCGAGGGCACTTCCGAAAACGGCGCAGCCATGGAGGAATACTACAAACTCCAACGGGAGCTATTAATCGGCTCCTTGGTTGTATCCCTGGTGATTTTTCTGTCTGTTTGGGCCACCTACAGTCTCAACACTGCCCTGAGCTATTTGCTGGGAGCGCTGGTGGGCATTGTATACCTGCGAATGCTGGCCAAAGATGTCGCTACCCTGGGTAATGGCAAACAGCAATTGAGTAAAACTCGGCTAGCACTTTTTGTAGCCATTTTTCTCATTGGTGCTCGAGTTCAGCAACTTGAACTGTTGCCAATCATCCTTGGTTTTCTGACCTATAAGGCTGCTCTAATTTTCCACACGTTGCGCGCGATCGCAAAGCCCAACCCTTAG
- the atpB gene encoding F0F1 ATP synthase subunit A: MQNSVAMFDLFSNIPFSPLAELEVGQHFYWHIGNFKVHGQVFLASWIVLGLLIVTCILATRNIQRVPSGLQNFMEYALEFIRDLTKTQVGEKEYRAWVPFVGTLFLFIFVSNWGGALIPWKLVELPSGELAAPTNDINTTVALALTTSVAYFYAGLSRKGLGYFADYAQPTPIMVPFKIIEDFTKPLSLSFRLFGNILADELVVAVLVFLVPLFVPIPLMVLGLFTSAIQALIFATLAASYIGEAMEDHHGEHHD, from the coding sequence ATGCAAAACAGCGTTGCTATGTTCGATCTTTTTTCAAACATTCCGTTCTCTCCGCTAGCAGAACTGGAAGTTGGTCAACACTTCTATTGGCACATTGGCAACTTCAAGGTACATGGGCAAGTTTTCCTTGCCTCTTGGATTGTCCTAGGGCTACTGATCGTTACTTGCATCTTGGCAACTCGTAACATTCAGCGAGTACCGTCGGGATTGCAAAACTTCATGGAATATGCCTTGGAGTTTATCCGCGACCTTACCAAAACCCAAGTGGGCGAAAAAGAATATCGAGCATGGGTTCCCTTTGTTGGCACCTTGTTCCTATTCATTTTTGTGTCGAATTGGGGTGGTGCACTCATTCCTTGGAAACTCGTTGAGTTACCGTCTGGTGAATTGGCTGCTCCTACCAACGACATCAACACAACGGTTGCCCTGGCACTGACCACATCGGTCGCCTATTTCTATGCAGGATTGAGCCGAAAAGGGTTGGGTTACTTCGCCGATTACGCGCAGCCGACCCCGATCATGGTTCCCTTCAAAATCATTGAAGACTTTACCAAGCCGCTGTCGTTAAGCTTCCGTTTGTTTGGTAATATCCTAGCGGATGAACTTGTGGTGGCTGTACTGGTCTTCCTGGTTCCCTTGTTCGTGCCCATTCCGCTGATGGTTTTGGGGCTGTTCACGAGTGCAATTCAAGCCCTGATTTTTGCAACTCTGGCGGCATCCTACATTGGTGAAGCAATGGAAGATCACCACGGCGAGCATCACGACTAA
- the atpE gene encoding ATP synthase F0 subunit C gives MNPTIAAASVLAAALAVGLGAIGPGIGQGNAAGQAVEGIARQPEAEGKIRGTLLLSLAFMEALTIYGLVVALVLLFANPFAS, from the coding sequence ATGAATCCTACGATTGCTGCTGCTTCGGTTCTGGCTGCTGCTCTGGCTGTGGGTTTGGGTGCAATTGGCCCCGGTATCGGTCAAGGTAATGCGGCTGGTCAAGCTGTGGAAGGGATTGCTCGTCAACCGGAAGCAGAAGGCAAAATCCGTGGCACCTTGCTGTTGAGCTTGGCGTTCATGGAAGCTCTGACGATTTACGGTCTGGTGGTGGCACTAGTGCTGCTGTTCGCTAACCCCTTCGCTTCGTAA
- a CDS encoding F0F1 ATP synthase subunit B' → MLYALVPTLLAAEAEGGLFDLDATLPLMAAQFLILALILNAVLYKPLGQAIDQRADYIRGKQLDAQERLEKVKSLTAEYEKALAEARRKSQSIVADAQAEAQKLAAQTVADAQRQAQSEREAAQQEIDSQRQTALAALDGQVAVLSRQIVRKLLGFELG, encoded by the coding sequence ATGCTATACGCACTCGTACCAACGCTGTTGGCAGCGGAGGCAGAAGGGGGTCTGTTTGACCTTGATGCCACCCTGCCCCTGATGGCAGCGCAGTTTCTAATTTTGGCTTTGATTTTGAATGCGGTTTTGTACAAGCCCCTGGGACAAGCCATTGACCAACGGGCAGACTACATCCGTGGCAAGCAACTGGATGCACAAGAGCGCCTGGAGAAGGTGAAGTCGTTGACGGCGGAATATGAAAAGGCTTTGGCGGAGGCCCGCCGTAAGTCTCAGTCCATCGTAGCGGATGCCCAAGCGGAGGCGCAAAAACTGGCGGCTCAGACGGTGGCAGACGCGCAACGACAGGCCCAATCGGAGCGGGAAGCGGCTCAACAGGAGATTGACAGTCAACGGCAGACGGCTTTGGCTGCCCTGGACGGTCAAGTGGCGGTGCTGAGCCGTCAGATTGTGCGGAAGTTGTTGGGTTTTGAGTTGGGATGA
- a CDS encoding F0F1 ATP synthase subunit B → MTNMFLGSIAPHLLAHGSFGINTDILETNVINLAIVLGVLVYFGRGFLGNLLGTRRAAIEEAITEAEKAQAEAVKALEEQQRKLAQAQAEAERITAEAKVAAERTKEAILAKSTQDVQRMREAASSDLAAEQERVITQLRQRAVAAALEQVNDQLRSRLNSDQQRDLVDRSLALIQGGGN, encoded by the coding sequence ATGACGAACATGTTTTTGGGTTCGATCGCCCCTCATCTGTTGGCCCATGGATCGTTCGGGATTAACACCGACATCCTGGAAACCAATGTGATCAACCTGGCGATCGTGTTGGGGGTTCTGGTCTACTTTGGTCGTGGCTTCTTGGGTAACCTGCTGGGAACCCGGAGAGCGGCGATCGAAGAGGCAATCACCGAAGCAGAAAAGGCGCAAGCGGAAGCTGTGAAGGCCTTGGAAGAGCAACAGCGCAAACTGGCTCAAGCCCAGGCGGAAGCAGAGCGAATCACTGCTGAAGCAAAGGTTGCAGCTGAGCGGACGAAGGAAGCCATTTTGGCGAAGTCCACCCAGGATGTGCAACGGATGCGCGAGGCCGCTTCCAGTGACTTGGCGGCTGAGCAAGAGCGTGTGATTACGCAATTGCGGCAGCGGGCTGTGGCCGCAGCGCTGGAGCAGGTCAACGACCAACTGCGCTCGCGCTTGAATTCGGATCAACAGCGGGATTTGGTTGATCGGAGCTTGGCCCTGATTCAAGGGGGAGGGAACTAA
- the atpH gene encoding ATP synthase F1 subunit delta, whose translation MQSSSTIASIAEPYAQALMTLAQKESLVERFGEDVTYLRGLLAASDELGALLANPFVKADDKKSVLDRLAGETLHPLTANFLKLLVDRKRIALLDSIAQKYQDLLRQFTNTALAEVTSAVELTEEQRQSAIERVKQLTGAASVELVTKVDTDLIGGVIIKVGSQVVDASLRGQLRRMALTLGAI comes from the coding sequence ATGCAAAGCAGTTCAACGATCGCCAGCATCGCCGAGCCTTACGCGCAAGCTTTGATGACCTTGGCTCAAAAGGAAAGCTTGGTGGAGCGTTTTGGCGAGGATGTGACCTACCTACGAGGTTTGCTAGCAGCCTCGGATGAGCTGGGCGCTCTCTTGGCTAACCCGTTTGTCAAGGCGGACGATAAGAAGTCTGTACTCGATCGCCTGGCGGGTGAAACTCTGCACCCGTTGACGGCGAACTTTTTGAAACTCTTGGTCGATCGCAAGCGGATTGCGCTGCTGGATTCGATCGCCCAGAAATATCAAGACCTGCTGCGCCAGTTTACGAATACGGCCTTGGCGGAAGTGACTTCTGCGGTGGAACTGACGGAAGAGCAACGCCAAAGCGCCATTGAGCGGGTGAAACAGCTCACCGGGGCCGCCAGCGTGGAACTGGTGACGAAGGTCGATACCGATTTGATCGGCGGCGTGATTATCAAAGTCGGCTCGCAAGTGGTCGATGCCAGCCTGCGTGGTCAATTGCGACGCATGGCGCTGACTTTGGGCGCGATCTAG
- the atpA gene encoding F0F1 ATP synthase subunit alpha, with protein sequence MIAIRPDEISSIIQQQIEQYDKDVKVADVGTVLQVGDGIARIYGLQNAMAGELLEFEDGTVGIALNLEENDVGAVLMGDGLNIQEGSTVRATGKIAAIPVGDAVVGRVVDALARPIDGKGDIASSETRLIESMAPGIIARKSVCEPMQTGITAIDSMIPVGRGQRELIIGDRQTGKTSIAIDTIINQKSEDVICIYVAIGQKASSVAQVIDVLKESGALDYTIVVAANANDPATLQYLAPYTGAAIAEYFMYKGKATLVVYDDLSKQAQAYRQMSLLLRRPPGREAYPGDVFYLHSRLLERAAKLSDELGGGSMTALPIIETQAGDVSAYIPTNVISITDGQIFLSADLFNSGLRPAVNAGISVSRVGSAAQTKAMKKVAGKVKLELAQYDDLAAFAQFASDLDKATQDQLARGQRLRELLKQPQYAPLGVDEQVAVIYAGINGHLDEIPVNLITKFVAGLRDYLKNNKAGYGEAVRSTKQLTEEAETLLKEALTEYKQTFLVAQ encoded by the coding sequence GTGATTGCAATCAGACCGGACGAAATCAGCAGCATTATTCAGCAGCAGATTGAGCAGTACGACAAGGATGTCAAGGTGGCCGACGTGGGCACCGTGCTGCAAGTGGGTGACGGGATCGCTCGTATCTATGGCCTGCAAAATGCCATGGCTGGTGAGCTGCTGGAGTTCGAGGACGGTACTGTGGGTATCGCACTGAACCTCGAAGAGAACGATGTGGGTGCTGTATTGATGGGTGACGGCCTCAACATCCAAGAAGGCAGTACCGTTCGTGCCACCGGTAAGATCGCGGCGATTCCGGTGGGTGATGCGGTTGTGGGCCGGGTTGTGGATGCGCTGGCTCGCCCGATCGATGGCAAGGGTGACATTGCCTCCTCGGAAACCCGTCTGATCGAATCGATGGCCCCTGGGATTATCGCCCGGAAGTCCGTGTGCGAACCGATGCAAACGGGGATTACGGCAATTGACTCGATGATTCCGGTCGGGCGTGGCCAACGGGAGCTGATCATCGGTGACCGCCAAACGGGTAAGACCTCGATCGCGATCGACACGATCATCAACCAAAAGTCCGAAGATGTGATCTGCATCTACGTGGCGATCGGGCAAAAGGCCTCCTCCGTGGCCCAGGTGATCGACGTGCTGAAGGAATCGGGCGCGCTGGACTACACCATCGTGGTGGCCGCCAACGCCAACGACCCCGCCACCTTGCAATACCTGGCTCCCTACACCGGCGCTGCCATTGCCGAGTACTTCATGTACAAGGGCAAGGCCACCCTGGTGGTTTACGATGACTTGTCCAAGCAAGCCCAGGCCTATCGCCAAATGTCCTTGCTGCTGCGTCGTCCGCCCGGTCGGGAAGCTTACCCCGGCGACGTGTTCTATCTCCACAGCCGCTTGCTGGAGCGCGCCGCCAAACTGAGCGATGAGTTGGGTGGTGGGAGCATGACGGCTCTGCCGATCATCGAAACCCAAGCCGGTGACGTGTCGGCCTACATCCCGACCAACGTGATTTCGATTACCGACGGTCAGATCTTCTTGTCCGCTGACCTGTTCAACTCGGGTCTGCGCCCGGCCGTGAACGCTGGTATCTCCGTATCCCGCGTGGGTTCGGCTGCCCAAACCAAGGCCATGAAGAAGGTAGCCGGTAAGGTGAAGCTGGAACTGGCTCAATACGACGACTTGGCTGCTTTTGCACAGTTCGCCTCCGATCTGGATAAGGCGACCCAAGATCAGTTGGCCCGTGGTCAGCGTCTGCGGGAACTGCTGAAGCAGCCCCAATACGCGCCTCTCGGTGTGGATGAGCAAGTGGCGGTCATTTACGCCGGGATTAACGGCCATTTGGATGAAATTCCGGTCAACCTGATCACCAAGTTTGTGGCGGGTCTGCGGGATTACCTGAAGAATAACAAGGCTGGCTATGGTGAAGCCGTGCGCAGCACCAAGCAACTGACGGAAGAGGCGGAAACCCTGCTGAAGGAAGCGTTGACTGAGTACAAGCAAACCTTCTTGGTTGCTCAGTAA
- a CDS encoding F0F1 ATP synthase subunit gamma: MANLKAIRDRIQSVKNTKKITEAMRLVAAAKVRRAQEQVNNTRPFADRLAQVLYGLQSRLKFEDVDLPLLRQRSIKTVGILVVSGDRGLCGGYNGNVIRRAEQRSKELLAEGVNVKMIVVGRKANQYFSRRGYDVAAVYDGLEQIPSASEASQIADELLSLFLSETVDRVELVYTKFVSLISSRPVVQTLLPLDPQGLEASDDEIFRLTTRGGQFQVERERVDLPTAPLPRDTIFEQDPVQILNALLPLYLNNQLLRALQESAASELAARMTAMSNATENAKTLIGTLTLTYNKARQAAITQEILEVCGGAEALRS; this comes from the coding sequence ATGGCAAACCTCAAGGCAATTCGCGACCGAATTCAGTCCGTTAAAAACACTAAAAAAATTACTGAAGCCATGCGCTTGGTTGCCGCCGCAAAGGTGCGCCGGGCCCAAGAGCAGGTAAACAACACCCGCCCCTTCGCCGATCGCTTAGCCCAAGTGCTCTACGGCTTGCAATCGCGCCTCAAATTTGAAGACGTAGATCTGCCACTCCTGCGGCAACGAAGCATTAAAACCGTAGGTATTTTGGTGGTTTCAGGCGATCGGGGCCTCTGTGGTGGCTACAACGGTAATGTGATCCGTCGGGCCGAGCAACGCAGCAAAGAGCTGCTTGCTGAAGGGGTCAACGTCAAAATGATCGTGGTGGGTCGCAAGGCAAACCAATACTTCAGCCGCCGGGGCTACGATGTCGCGGCTGTTTATGACGGTCTAGAGCAAATCCCTAGCGCGTCGGAAGCATCGCAAATTGCAGACGAGCTGCTGTCGCTGTTCCTCTCGGAAACGGTCGATCGCGTTGAACTGGTCTACACCAAATTTGTATCGCTGATTAGCTCCCGTCCCGTAGTTCAAACCCTGCTGCCGTTGGATCCGCAAGGTTTGGAAGCTTCGGATGATGAGATCTTCCGGCTGACGACCCGTGGCGGACAATTCCAAGTGGAGCGTGAGCGGGTCGATTTGCCCACCGCACCCTTGCCGCGCGACACCATCTTTGAGCAGGATCCGGTACAGATCCTGAATGCGCTCTTGCCGTTGTACCTGAACAACCAACTGCTGCGGGCCCTGCAAGAGTCCGCCGCCAGCGAGTTGGCTGCTCGGATGACTGCCATGAGCAACGCCACCGAGAATGCCAAGACCCTGATTGGCACTTTGACCTTGACTTACAACAAGGCACGGCAGGCCGCTATTACCCAAGAAATCCTGGAAGTTTGCGGTGGTGCTGAGGCGCTGCGCTCCTAG
- a CDS encoding 2Fe-2S iron-sulfur cluster-binding protein, whose translation MSTTYQVEIQHEGQTHVLQVADDTPILTAAAAAGLTLPSSCNAGVCTTCAARVVEGTIEPGDSMGLSPDLRTKGFALLCTAKPRSNLKIQTGCEDEVYELQFGQFQK comes from the coding sequence ATGAGCACGACCTATCAGGTTGAAATTCAGCACGAAGGGCAAACCCACGTCCTGCAAGTGGCGGATGATACGCCCATTTTGACGGCGGCGGCAGCGGCAGGGCTGACGCTTCCCAGCTCTTGCAATGCGGGGGTTTGCACGACCTGTGCTGCCCGCGTAGTGGAAGGGACGATCGAGCCAGGTGACAGCATGGGCTTGAGTCCGGATTTGCGCACAAAGGGGTTTGCGCTCCTTTGTACCGCCAAGCCCCGTTCTAACCTCAAAATCCAAACCGGTTGTGAGGATGAGGTTTACGAACTGCAATTTGGTCAATTCCAAAAATAA
- the apcA gene encoding allophycocyanin subunit alpha, whose product MSIVTKSIVNADAEARYLSPGELDRIKAFVSTGAQRLRIAQILTDARERIVKQAGEQLFQKRPDVVSPGGNAYGEEMTATCLRDLDYYLRLVTYGIVAGDVTPIEEIGLVGVREMYRSLGTPIDGVAEGVRGMKAAAAGLLSGEDAAEASAYFDYVIGGLS is encoded by the coding sequence ATGAGTATCGTCACGAAGTCAATCGTGAATGCCGACGCTGAGGCCCGCTATCTCAGCCCCGGCGAACTGGATCGCATCAAGGCTTTCGTGTCCACCGGCGCTCAACGCCTGCGCATTGCCCAAATCCTGACCGATGCCCGTGAGCGCATCGTTAAGCAAGCCGGCGAACAACTGTTCCAAAAGCGCCCCGATGTGGTTTCGCCCGGCGGTAACGCTTACGGTGAAGAAATGACCGCAACCTGCCTGCGCGACCTGGACTACTACCTGCGTCTGGTGACCTACGGCATCGTGGCTGGCGACGTGACCCCGATCGAAGAAATCGGTTTGGTGGGTGTGCGCGAAATGTACCGCTCGCTGGGTACCCCGATCGACGGCGTGGCTGAAGGTGTGCGTGGCATGAAGGCTGCTGCTGCTGGTCTGCTGAGCGGCGAAGATGCAGCTGAAGCTTCGGCTTACTTCGATTACGTGATTGGCGGCTTGAGCTAA